In Streptomyces sp. 840.1, one DNA window encodes the following:
- a CDS encoding DUF742 domain-containing protein, whose amino-acid sequence MSSGPGRRLIPAYLVTGGRSRPAGPALDRLAVLVRTDTAPPPGTGSEQRSLCELLEPGALTVVECAAHLDLPVSATVFLATDLAAAGLLLTRPPIPSAGEIDRSLVERLLVGLRSLH is encoded by the coding sequence ATGAGCTCCGGACCGGGACGCCGTCTGATCCCCGCCTACCTGGTCACCGGCGGCCGGTCCCGGCCCGCCGGCCCGGCGCTCGACCGGCTCGCCGTGCTCGTACGCACCGACACGGCCCCGCCCCCCGGGACCGGCTCGGAACAGCGCAGCCTGTGCGAACTGCTGGAACCCGGCGCCCTCACCGTCGTCGAGTGCGCGGCCCACCTGGACCTGCCGGTCAGCGCCACCGTATTCCTGGCCACGGACCTCGCGGCCGCCGGACTTCTGCTCACCCGACCGCCGATACCCAGTGCCGGGGAGATCGACCGGTCGCTCGTCGAGAGGCTGCTCGTTGGACTCCGCTCCCTCCACTGA
- a CDS encoding ATP-binding protein: MTAPGLRADPACTDPPRVGPPRTDLPRTGPLEPSGSDSGRWSKRCAGPVVTELRLSAFAAHRGTVVPLAPLTLLTGPSGSGASSVLRAYEALSRLAAGASLDEVFPDPAGCVPEGAAADGQRRRGFRIGCTADGPAGPVRLELAVQAEPTLRIVGERLTRAGETLFSTALRDPGRPTLQAAWQTADELPVTRERLPDDRLGTALLPLRVAGRTPGQLQVLAAAEQLVVALRPAFGCEPLPHRMRTPVPPSGSRLRRDCGNLAAVLHAAHNGHGGGGASGQGPGGGYAGGYVSGRRHARLVALADAGCARPVTGVGVERLADGLVRALVARGDGPGTPLERLGDGELRYLALAVALLMGPGADPADAVSEVPSALQTRTLLADGFDRDLDGRQTRELLAEAASTVAAGRVRLLGTVTEAGAARARVTAGAAVVDLGP, encoded by the coding sequence ATGACCGCACCCGGCCTCCGCGCCGATCCAGCCTGCACCGATCCGCCCCGCGTCGGCCCTCCCCGCACCGATCTTCCCCGCACCGGTCCATTGGAGCCGTCCGGCTCCGATTCCGGCCGGTGGTCGAAGCGTTGTGCCGGTCCGGTCGTGACCGAGCTGCGGCTCTCCGCGTTCGCGGCACACCGGGGCACGGTCGTACCGCTGGCCCCGCTCACCCTTCTCACCGGCCCCTCGGGCAGTGGTGCGTCGAGTGTGCTGCGGGCTTACGAGGCGCTGTCCCGGCTGGCGGCGGGGGCGTCGCTCGACGAGGTCTTCCCCGATCCGGCGGGGTGCGTCCCCGAGGGGGCCGCGGCCGACGGGCAGCGGCGGCGCGGGTTCCGGATCGGGTGCACGGCGGACGGTCCGGCCGGCCCGGTCAGGCTCGAACTCGCCGTCCAGGCAGAGCCCACCTTGCGGATCGTCGGCGAGCGGCTTACCCGGGCCGGGGAGACCCTGTTCAGCACCGCGCTGCGCGATCCGGGCCGGCCGACGCTCCAGGCGGCCTGGCAGACCGCGGACGAGCTCCCGGTGACGCGCGAACGGCTGCCGGACGACCGGCTGGGCACGGCGCTGCTGCCGCTTCGGGTCGCGGGCCGGACCCCGGGCCAGCTGCAGGTGCTGGCCGCCGCCGAACAACTGGTGGTGGCGCTGCGCCCGGCGTTCGGCTGCGAGCCGCTGCCGCATCGGATGCGGACCCCGGTGCCACCGAGCGGGAGCCGGCTGCGCCGCGACTGCGGGAACCTCGCGGCAGTGCTGCACGCCGCGCACAACGGGCACGGGGGCGGGGGTGCGAGCGGGCAGGGACCCGGGGGCGGTTACGCGGGCGGGTACGTGTCCGGGCGGCGGCATGCCCGGCTGGTCGCGCTGGCGGACGCCGGATGCGCGCGCCCCGTGACCGGGGTCGGTGTCGAGCGGCTCGCGGACGGGCTGGTCCGCGCGCTCGTGGCCCGGGGCGACGGGCCCGGCACCCCGCTGGAGCGGCTCGGTGACGGCGAACTGCGGTACCTGGCACTGGCCGTCGCCCTGCTGATGGGCCCGGGGGCGGATCCGGCGGACGCCGTGTCCGAGGTGCCCTCGGCCCTGCAGACCCGCACTCTGCTGGCCGACGGGTTCGACCGGGACCTGGACGGGCGCCAGACGCGGGAGCTGCTGGCCGAGGCCGCGTCGACGGTGGCCGCGGGCCGGGTCCGGCTGCTGGGCACGGTGACGGAGGCGGGTGCCGCACGGGCCCGCGTGACGGCCGGAGCGGCAGTGGTAGACCTGGGACCGTGA
- a CDS encoding 3' terminal RNA ribose 2'-O-methyltransferase Hen1 produces the protein MFLTISTTGTPERPATDLGFLLHKHPEKAQTYSTSHGTAHVFYPEASAERCTAALLLEVDPVALVRRGKGRGGAPDAALAQYVNDRPYAASSLLSVAMSTVFKSALSGACRAMPERAEETLPLRIEVPALPARGGAELVRKLFGPLGWSRVDAVAVPLDEQFPEWGDSRYVRLVLEGELRLADALRQLYVLLPVLDDAKHYWVSPDEVDKLLRAGEGWLAGHPEQKLITSRYLARRWGLTRQAMERLELVRLAESDDLDVESIDNAVDETADTEERPVPLAEQRRAAILAALTGAGASRVLDLGCGQGQLVQALLKDVRFTEIVGVDVSMRALTVASRRLKLDRMGERQAARVTLQQGSLTYTDKRLKGYDAAVLSEVIEHLDLPRLPALEYAVFGSARPRTVLVTTPNVEYNVRWETLPAGHVRHGDHRFEWTRAEFRDWAGEVARRHGYGVEFVPVGPEDPEVGPPTQMAVFTMTAADETEKEAKAA, from the coding sequence GTGTTCCTGACGATCAGTACCACCGGCACCCCGGAGCGTCCCGCCACCGATCTCGGATTCCTGCTGCACAAGCATCCCGAGAAGGCGCAGACGTATTCCACCTCCCACGGCACCGCGCACGTCTTCTACCCCGAGGCGTCGGCGGAGCGTTGCACTGCGGCGCTGCTGCTGGAGGTGGATCCCGTGGCGCTGGTGCGGCGGGGCAAGGGCCGGGGCGGCGCCCCCGACGCGGCACTCGCCCAGTACGTCAACGACCGCCCGTACGCGGCCTCCTCGCTGCTGTCCGTCGCGATGAGCACCGTCTTCAAGTCCGCGCTGAGCGGCGCCTGCCGGGCGATGCCCGAGCGGGCCGAGGAGACGCTGCCGCTGCGGATCGAAGTGCCCGCCCTGCCGGCCCGTGGTGGTGCCGAGCTGGTGCGCAAGCTCTTCGGTCCGCTCGGCTGGTCGCGGGTGGACGCGGTAGCCGTACCGCTGGACGAGCAGTTCCCCGAGTGGGGGGACTCCCGGTACGTACGGCTCGTGCTGGAGGGCGAGTTGCGGCTGGCCGACGCGTTGCGTCAGCTGTACGTCCTGCTGCCGGTGCTCGACGACGCGAAGCACTACTGGGTGTCGCCGGACGAGGTGGACAAGCTGCTGCGCGCCGGTGAGGGCTGGCTGGCCGGTCACCCCGAGCAGAAGCTGATCACCAGCCGCTACCTGGCCCGCCGCTGGGGGCTGACCAGGCAGGCGATGGAGCGGCTGGAGCTGGTCCGGCTCGCGGAGTCGGACGACCTGGACGTCGAGAGCATCGACAACGCGGTCGACGAGACGGCCGACACCGAGGAGCGGCCGGTGCCGCTCGCGGAGCAGCGGCGAGCGGCGATCCTGGCCGCGCTGACCGGCGCCGGAGCGAGCCGGGTGCTCGACCTGGGCTGCGGGCAGGGCCAGTTGGTGCAGGCGCTGCTGAAGGACGTGCGGTTCACGGAGATCGTCGGGGTCGACGTCTCGATGCGCGCCCTCACCGTCGCCTCGCGCCGGCTGAAGCTGGACCGGATGGGGGAGCGGCAGGCCGCCCGCGTGACGCTCCAGCAGGGCTCGCTCACGTACACCGACAAGCGGCTCAAGGGGTACGACGCGGCGGTGCTCAGCGAAGTCATCGAGCACCTCGACCTGCCGAGGCTGCCCGCGCTGGAGTACGCGGTGTTCGGTTCGGCCCGGCCCCGCACCGTCCTGGTGACCACGCCGAACGTCGAGTACAACGTCCGCTGGGAGACGCTCCCGGCCGGGCATGTCCGGCACGGTGACCACCGCTTCGAATGGACCCGGGCCGAGTTCCGGGACTGGGCGGGCGAGGTGGCCCGTCGGCACGGGTACGGGGTGGAGTTCGTGCCCGTCGGACCCGAGGACCCGGAGGTGGGTCCGCCCACCCAGATGGCCGTGTTCACCATGACCGCGGCCGACGAGACCGAGAAGGAGGCGAAGGCAGCATGA
- a CDS encoding LLM class F420-dependent oxidoreductase: MDLRIFTEPQQGASYDTLLTVAKATEDLGFDAFYRSDHYLRMGGGDGLPGPTDAWITLAGLARETKRIRLGTLMTAGTFRLPGVLAIQVAQVDQMSGGRVELGLGAGWFEDEHKAYGIPFPQEKFGRLEEQLAIITGLWSTEVGKTFSYDGTHYQLTDSPALPKPAQAKVPVLIGGHGAKRTPRLAAKYADEFNIPFASLEDSEKQFGRVREAAEAAGRGPDDLVYSNALVVCVGKDDAEVARRAAVIGRDVAELKANGLAGSPAEVVDKIGRFGAIGASRIYLQVLDLDDLAHLELISSQVQSQLS; encoded by the coding sequence ATGGATCTTCGAATCTTCACCGAGCCCCAGCAAGGGGCGAGCTACGACACCCTGCTCACCGTCGCCAAGGCGACCGAGGACCTCGGCTTCGACGCCTTCTACCGCTCCGACCACTATCTGCGCATGGGAGGGGGCGACGGGCTCCCCGGCCCGACGGACGCCTGGATCACGCTGGCCGGGCTGGCGCGCGAGACCAAGCGGATCCGCCTCGGCACGCTGATGACGGCAGGCACGTTCCGGCTTCCCGGCGTGCTCGCCATCCAGGTGGCACAGGTCGACCAGATGTCCGGCGGCCGCGTCGAACTGGGCCTGGGCGCGGGCTGGTTCGAGGACGAGCACAAGGCGTACGGCATCCCGTTCCCGCAGGAGAAGTTCGGCCGGCTGGAGGAGCAGCTGGCGATCATCACCGGGCTGTGGTCGACCGAGGTCGGCAAGACGTTCAGCTACGACGGCACCCACTACCAGCTCACCGACTCACCTGCCCTGCCCAAGCCGGCGCAGGCCAAGGTGCCGGTCCTGATCGGCGGGCACGGGGCCAAGCGCACACCGAGGCTGGCCGCCAAGTACGCGGATGAGTTCAACATCCCGTTCGCCTCCCTGGAGGACAGCGAGAAGCAGTTCGGCCGGGTCAGGGAAGCGGCCGAGGCGGCGGGCCGGGGGCCGGACGACCTGGTGTACTCCAACGCGCTGGTGGTCTGTGTCGGCAAGGACGACGCCGAGGTGGCCCGCCGCGCCGCCGTCATCGGGCGGGACGTGGCGGAGCTCAAGGCGAACGGGCTGGCGGGCTCGCCCGCCGAAGTGGTCGACAAGATCGGCCGATTCGGGGCCATCGGGGCTTCCCGGATCTACCTCCAGGTGCTGGATCTCGACGACCTGGCGCACCTGGAACTGATTTCGTCGCAGGTTCAGTCCCAGCTCAGCTGA
- a CDS encoding cytochrome P450 yields MTPYAPPPQPLALYGPDFAADPHGHYRRLREHGPLTPVRIAPGVEAMLVTDYQAAVDLLRDTHTFSKDPRDWQATIPPDSPVLPVLGHRPTALFSDGDAHARYRDAINDSLALIEPHILRAEVARAAQQLIGEFAATGTGDLIAQYARRLPLHVFVTWFGVDPEDGERIVDGIGGMMNSAQGAAAAYADFVDVVTRLVADRRARPRRDLTSYLLTHPARLDDDETVRQITLVMSAGHDPTTNLIGNSILHMLTDERYAGSLHGGAMTAHEAINEVLWQEPPLANLAAHYPRRDTEFHGVRLRAGQLVLVSFGAANTQSATLTPQEGGRSGASAHLAWSAGPHRCPAKQPALLIAMTAIEQFTSQLCDAELAVPVNELLWRPGPFHRALAHLPVRFTPLDTTPATGPDEGSAAFTGGTPKVSIGS; encoded by the coding sequence ATGACCCCGTACGCACCGCCGCCCCAGCCCCTCGCGCTGTACGGTCCCGACTTCGCGGCCGACCCGCACGGCCACTACCGCAGGCTGCGCGAACACGGCCCGCTGACACCGGTCCGCATCGCCCCCGGCGTCGAGGCGATGCTGGTCACGGACTACCAGGCGGCCGTCGACCTGCTGCGCGACACCCACACCTTCAGCAAGGACCCCCGCGACTGGCAGGCGACGATTCCGCCGGACTCGCCGGTGCTGCCCGTGCTCGGCCACCGTCCCACCGCCCTGTTCAGCGACGGCGACGCGCACGCCCGCTACCGCGACGCCATCAACGACAGCCTCGCGCTGATCGAACCGCACATCCTGCGGGCGGAGGTGGCCAGGGCCGCCCAGCAGCTCATCGGGGAGTTCGCCGCCACCGGCACCGGCGACCTCATCGCCCAGTACGCCAGGCGGCTCCCGCTGCACGTCTTCGTCACCTGGTTCGGCGTCGACCCCGAGGACGGCGAACGGATCGTCGACGGCATCGGCGGCATGATGAACTCGGCGCAGGGCGCCGCCGCCGCGTACGCCGACTTCGTCGATGTCGTCACCCGGCTCGTCGCCGACCGGCGCGCCCGCCCGCGCCGCGATCTGACGTCGTACCTGCTCACGCATCCGGCCCGCCTCGACGACGACGAGACGGTACGTCAGATCACCCTGGTGATGAGCGCGGGCCACGACCCCACGACCAACCTGATCGGCAACTCCATCCTGCACATGCTCACCGACGAGCGGTACGCGGGCTCGCTGCACGGAGGAGCGATGACCGCGCACGAGGCGATCAACGAGGTCCTGTGGCAGGAACCGCCGCTGGCCAACCTGGCCGCGCACTACCCGCGCCGGGACACCGAGTTCCACGGGGTACGGCTGCGCGCCGGACAGCTGGTCCTGGTCTCGTTCGGCGCCGCCAACACCCAGTCCGCGACGCTCACGCCGCAGGAAGGCGGCCGTTCCGGGGCCAGCGCCCACCTCGCCTGGTCGGCGGGCCCGCACCGGTGCCCCGCGAAGCAGCCCGCGCTGCTCATCGCGATGACCGCGATCGAGCAGTTCACCAGCCAGCTGTGCGACGCCGAACTCGCCGTTCCGGTGAACGAACTGCTCTGGCGGCCCGGCCCGTTCCACCGGGCCCTGGCCCACCTCCCGGTGCGTTTCACACCGCTCGACACGACGCCCGCCACCGGCCCGGACGAGGGCTCCGCTGCCTTCACCGGCGGCACTCCGAAGGTGTCGATCGGGTCCTGA
- a CDS encoding DUF6099 family protein has translation MEAERLVAVIRQALARSRGTPDIIAEAWQAQALAQAVGSRLAASGPKELRGEAGGLSEIGGRSNGTLDHPAARAGVARAAQLSEVADPRAALTGLGTLLGEVGIALVGVACETDEQSLYWQCMEAIDAADESTDRVHGMLRLLDERDRERRQDLERSRERDGPHGVLHGPAGPAAGRP, from the coding sequence ATGGAAGCGGAGCGGTTGGTAGCGGTCATCAGGCAGGCTCTGGCCCGGAGCAGGGGCACGCCGGACATCATCGCCGAGGCCTGGCAGGCCCAGGCCCTGGCGCAGGCGGTCGGGAGCCGGCTGGCGGCGAGCGGCCCCAAGGAGTTACGGGGCGAGGCGGGAGGCCTCAGCGAGATCGGCGGAAGAAGCAACGGGACACTTGACCATCCGGCGGCGCGGGCGGGGGTGGCGAGGGCGGCGCAGCTCTCCGAAGTGGCCGACCCCCGCGCCGCGCTGACGGGACTGGGCACGCTGCTGGGGGAAGTGGGGATAGCGCTGGTCGGGGTGGCGTGCGAGACCGATGAGCAGAGCCTGTACTGGCAGTGCATGGAGGCGATCGACGCCGCCGACGAGTCGACGGACCGGGTCCACGGAATGCTCCGGCTCCTCGACGAACGGGACCGGGAGCGCAGGCAGGATCTGGAGCGCAGCAGGGAGCGGGACGGCCCCCACGGCGTGCTCCACGGACCGGCGGGACCGGCCGCCGGCCGGCCCTGA
- a CDS encoding ATP/GTP-binding protein, with protein MDSAPSTDRSGVGYLPAAARTLMKLVVTGPFGVGKTTLIRTLSEIATLHTEEAMTQSSTLLDDTAGLPDKTTTTVAIDFGRLTVLDDLVLYMFGTPGQERFLPLWEDIARGALGALVLVDTRRLGDSFAVMDMVEEQGLPYAVAVNRFPDAPAHSDDVLRKHLDLAPGTPLIQCDARERRGSIDALIALAEHVLTRLPRPEDPS; from the coding sequence TTGGACTCCGCTCCCTCCACTGACCGGAGCGGCGTCGGCTATTTGCCGGCCGCCGCCCGGACCCTGATGAAGCTCGTCGTCACGGGTCCCTTCGGCGTGGGCAAGACAACCCTGATCCGTACGCTCTCGGAAATAGCCACCCTCCATACGGAGGAGGCGATGACCCAGTCCAGCACCCTGCTCGACGACACCGCCGGGCTCCCCGACAAGACCACCACCACGGTCGCCATCGACTTCGGACGGCTCACCGTCCTGGACGACCTGGTGCTCTACATGTTCGGCACACCCGGCCAGGAGCGGTTCCTGCCGCTGTGGGAGGACATCGCGCGCGGCGCGCTGGGCGCACTCGTCCTGGTGGACACCCGGCGGCTCGGTGACTCCTTCGCCGTCATGGACATGGTGGAGGAACAGGGTCTTCCGTACGCCGTCGCCGTCAACCGCTTCCCCGACGCGCCCGCCCACAGCGACGACGTCCTGCGCAAGCACCTCGACCTCGCCCCCGGGACCCCGCTCATCCAGTGCGACGCGCGGGAGCGCCGCGGCAGCATCGACGCCCTGATCGCGCTGGCCGAACACGTGCTGACCCGCCTGCCGCGACCCGAGGACCCGTCATGA
- a CDS encoding cell division protein SepF: protein MYRRSGPVSRYDRYDVTDEQWEGLAQVVPLRSRNEWPSRVDHRTVQEERESAEQRRMVVLRVQVFADAREVAEYLVGQVPVLLDLTGAEPDVAKRILDFTSGVVFGLGSGMHRVDRNVFLLSPIGMEVEGVTAAGVPGA from the coding sequence ATGTACAGACGGAGTGGTCCGGTGAGCAGGTACGACAGGTATGACGTCACCGACGAGCAGTGGGAGGGACTGGCCCAGGTCGTACCCCTGCGCAGCCGCAACGAGTGGCCCTCCAGGGTGGACCACCGGACGGTCCAGGAGGAGCGGGAGAGCGCCGAGCAGCGGCGCATGGTGGTGTTGCGGGTCCAGGTCTTCGCGGACGCGCGCGAGGTGGCTGAGTACCTGGTCGGGCAGGTTCCGGTGCTGCTCGACCTGACCGGCGCCGAGCCCGATGTGGCCAAGCGGATCCTCGACTTCACCAGCGGTGTCGTCTTCGGTCTCGGCAGCGGTATGCACCGGGTGGACCGGAACGTCTTCCTGCTGTCACCGATCGGCATGGAGGTCGAGGGTGTGACGGCGGCGGGCGTGCCGGGCGCCTGA
- the mmuM gene encoding homocysteine S-methyltransferase has product MLDGGLSSQLEAQGCDLSDALWSARLLADGPEQIERAHSAYVRAGAQVLITASYQASFEGFGRRGAGRAEAAALFARSVELARRSAGSVERDVWVAASVGPYGAVTADGAEYRGRYGLSVRELERFHRPRIEALAAAEPDALALETVPDTVEAEALLRVAEESGLPVWLSYTVARGETRAGQPLEEAFGLAAGFERVVAVGVNCCDPADADTAVRTAAEVTGKPVVVYPNSGERWDAGRRAWAGGATFDPVRVLAWRESGARLVGGCCRVGPATIAELAALLGTPAGNHVEGGTEDPEAD; this is encoded by the coding sequence CTGCTGGACGGCGGCCTCTCCAGCCAACTGGAGGCGCAGGGCTGCGATCTGTCCGACGCGCTGTGGTCCGCCCGGCTGCTCGCCGACGGGCCGGAGCAGATCGAGCGGGCTCACTCGGCCTATGTGCGGGCGGGTGCGCAGGTGCTCATCACCGCCAGTTATCAGGCGAGCTTCGAAGGGTTCGGGCGGCGCGGGGCAGGGCGGGCGGAGGCGGCCGCGCTGTTCGCCCGCAGTGTGGAGCTGGCCCGCCGGTCGGCCGGTTCGGTGGAACGGGACGTGTGGGTCGCCGCCTCCGTCGGCCCGTACGGGGCGGTGACGGCGGACGGCGCCGAGTACCGGGGCCGGTACGGGCTCTCGGTCCGGGAGCTGGAGCGCTTCCACCGCCCCCGGATCGAGGCGCTGGCCGCCGCGGAGCCCGACGCCCTGGCGCTGGAGACGGTGCCGGACACCGTCGAGGCGGAGGCGCTGCTGCGGGTCGCGGAGGAGTCCGGGCTGCCGGTCTGGCTCTCCTACACCGTGGCGCGGGGCGAGACCAGGGCGGGACAGCCGCTGGAGGAGGCGTTCGGCCTCGCCGCGGGGTTCGAACGGGTGGTGGCGGTCGGGGTGAACTGCTGCGACCCGGCCGACGCGGACACGGCGGTGCGGACGGCCGCCGAGGTGACCGGGAAGCCGGTCGTCGTCTACCCGAACAGCGGGGAACGCTGGGACGCGGGGAGACGGGCATGGGCCGGCGGCGCCACGTTCGATCCCGTCCGGGTCCTGGCCTGGCGGGAGTCGGGGGCCCGGCTGGTCGGAGGCTGCTGCCGGGTCGGCCCGGCGACCATCGCGGAGCTGGCGGCGCTGCTGGGGACACCGGCGGGCAACCACGTGGAAGGAGGGACGGAGGATCCGGAGGCGGACTGA
- a CDS encoding roadblock/LC7 domain-containing protein has product MSAPSPTTGDLAWVLTPLLELPGVQHAVVATGDGLIEGASPGLDRASGERVAAMTATLHAAARAFTTAFTDAEGPKLAQTVVESDLGFAVVVPAGNNTTLALFAEPGAKLGDIAYQMQVQVTALTRAMHAPARQPDTATRP; this is encoded by the coding sequence GTGAGCGCCCCCAGCCCCACCACCGGTGACCTCGCATGGGTGCTGACCCCGCTGCTGGAGCTGCCCGGAGTCCAGCATGCCGTGGTCGCCACCGGTGACGGCCTCATCGAGGGCGCCTCACCCGGTCTCGACCGGGCGTCCGGCGAACGGGTCGCCGCGATGACGGCCACGCTGCACGCCGCCGCGCGCGCCTTCACCACGGCGTTCACCGACGCGGAGGGCCCGAAACTGGCCCAGACGGTCGTCGAATCCGATCTGGGCTTCGCCGTCGTCGTACCGGCGGGGAACAACACCACGCTCGCCCTGTTCGCCGAACCCGGCGCCAAACTCGGTGACATCGCCTACCAGATGCAGGTCCAGGTGACCGCGCTGACCCGGGCGATGCACGCACCGGCCCGCCAACCGGACACCGCCACCCGGCCATGA
- a CDS encoding nucleotide pyrophosphohydrolase, with amino-acid sequence MTELDVPDLQRRLAAFAAARDWEQYHTPKNLASALSVEASELMEIFQWLTPEQSARVMDEPGSAHRVSDEVADVLAYLLQFCAVLDIDPLAALAAKIERNEARFPATKGADTADRHSSE; translated from the coding sequence GTGACAGAACTCGACGTACCCGACCTGCAACGACGGCTCGCCGCATTCGCGGCCGCACGCGACTGGGAGCAGTACCACACCCCGAAGAACCTGGCGTCGGCGCTGAGCGTCGAGGCGTCCGAACTCATGGAGATCTTCCAGTGGCTGACGCCGGAGCAGTCGGCCCGTGTGATGGACGAACCCGGTTCCGCGCACCGGGTGTCGGACGAGGTCGCCGACGTCCTCGCGTATCTGCTGCAGTTCTGCGCGGTGCTGGACATCGACCCGCTCGCGGCGCTGGCGGCCAAGATTGAGCGGAATGAGGCGCGCTTCCCGGCCACGAAGGGTGCTGATACAGCCGATCGTCACTCTTCGGAGTGA